A genomic window from Elaeis guineensis isolate ETL-2024a chromosome 3, EG11, whole genome shotgun sequence includes:
- the LOC105040945 gene encoding uncharacterized protein At4g28440, giving the protein MATVGGQQQQGEGAAKPAMRKPVFTKVDQLKPGTSGHTLTVKVISSETVLQKGRAASAYLRQTRIAECLVGDETGTIIFAARNDQVDVMKPDATVILRNAKIDMFKGSMRLAVDKWGRVEVTEPATFTVKKDNNLSAVEYELVKVVEE; this is encoded by the exons ATGGCGACGGTGGGGGGCCAGCAGCAGCAGGGAGAAGGGGCGGCGAAGCCGGCAATGAGGAAGCCGGTGTTCACGAAGGTGGACCAGCTGAAGCCCGGGACGAGCGGCCACACGCTTACGGTCAAGGTGATTAGCTCCGAGACGGTGCTCCAGAAGGGTCGCGCCGCCTCCGCCTACCTCCGCCAGACACGGATCGCCGAGTGCCTCGTCGGCGACGAGACCGGCACCATCATCTTCGCCGCCCGCAACGACCAGG TTGATGTGATGAAACCTGATGCGACTGTGATCCTGCGCAATGCAAAGATTGATATGTTCAAGGGGTCAATGAGGCTGGCAGTCGACAAGTGGGGTCGTGTCGAGGTTACTGAACCTGCAACTTTTACGGTGAAGAAGGATAATAATTTATCTGCAGTGGAGTATGAACTGGTGAAGGTAGTAGAAGAGTGA
- the LOC105040944 gene encoding protein DEHYDRATION-INDUCED 19 isoform X1: MDSDHWISRLAAAKRHYSRQHHQNSQSDRFVLDDFEMEEEVRPDFSCPYCYEDHDITSLCAHLEDEHLFESKIAPCPICSAKVSRNMLNHITVQHGHLFKLQRRRRLRRVAIPNSQALSLLGRDLREAHLQALFGTGGYFSGSTNASTAVTDSLLSSLVLNFPTTEVEETAKSSVPTAEDTYIKKVTPSQNWKSSFDSSLSYEERERRWKQANARAIFVQDLFLSTLFGD; the protein is encoded by the exons ATGGATTCGGATCACTGGATTTCTCGCCTCGCCGCCGCCAAGAGGCACTACTCGCGGCAGCACCACCAGAACTCCCAATCAG ATCGTTTCGTGCTCGATGATTTTGAGATGGAAGAGGAGGTCCGACCGGATTTCTCCTGCCCGTACTGCTACGAGGATCACGACATCACGTCTCTGTGTGCTCATTTGGAAGACGAGCATCTTTTTGAGTCTAAAATCGCC CCTTGCCCCATTTGCTCCGCTAAGGTGTCAAGGAACATGCTGAATCATATCACCGTGCAACATGGGCATCTGTTCAAG TTGCAGAGACGTCGAAGATTACGTAGAGTTGCTATTCCTAACAGCCAGGCACTTTCTTTGCTGGGGAGAGATCTAAGAGAGGCTCACTTACAGGCACTTTTTGGAACTGGGGGCTACTTCTCTGGCAGCACGAATGCATCAACTGCAGTTACTGATTCACTTCTTTCCTCGCTTGTTTTGAATTTCCCTACAACTGAAGTAGAGGAAACTGCAAAATCTTCTGTTCCCACTGCAGAGGATACTTATATTAAAAAAGTTACACCTTCACAAAATTGGAAATCAAG TTTTGATTCTTCCCTGAGTTACGAGGAGAGGGAAAGAAGGTGGAAACAGGCAAATGCTAGGGCAATTTTTGTGCAGGACCTGTTTCTTTCGACTCTTTTTGGTGATTAA
- the LOC105040944 gene encoding protein DEHYDRATION-INDUCED 19 homolog 4 isoform X2 produces MDSDHWISRLAAAKRHYSRQHHQNSQSDRFVLDDFEMEEEVRPDFSCPYCYEDHDITSLCAHLEDEHLFESKIANHLQRRRRLRRVAIPNSQALSLLGRDLREAHLQALFGTGGYFSGSTNASTAVTDSLLSSLVLNFPTTEVEETAKSSVPTAEDTYIKKVTPSQNWKSSFDSSLSYEERERRWKQANARAIFVQDLFLSTLFGD; encoded by the exons ATGGATTCGGATCACTGGATTTCTCGCCTCGCCGCCGCCAAGAGGCACTACTCGCGGCAGCACCACCAGAACTCCCAATCAG ATCGTTTCGTGCTCGATGATTTTGAGATGGAAGAGGAGGTCCGACCGGATTTCTCCTGCCCGTACTGCTACGAGGATCACGACATCACGTCTCTGTGTGCTCATTTGGAAGACGAGCATCTTTTTGAGTCTAAAATCGCC AATCACTTGCAGAGACGTCGAAGATTACGTAGAGTTGCTATTCCTAACAGCCAGGCACTTTCTTTGCTGGGGAGAGATCTAAGAGAGGCTCACTTACAGGCACTTTTTGGAACTGGGGGCTACTTCTCTGGCAGCACGAATGCATCAACTGCAGTTACTGATTCACTTCTTTCCTCGCTTGTTTTGAATTTCCCTACAACTGAAGTAGAGGAAACTGCAAAATCTTCTGTTCCCACTGCAGAGGATACTTATATTAAAAAAGTTACACCTTCACAAAATTGGAAATCAAG TTTTGATTCTTCCCTGAGTTACGAGGAGAGGGAAAGAAGGTGGAAACAGGCAAATGCTAGGGCAATTTTTGTGCAGGACCTGTTTCTTTCGACTCTTTTTGGTGATTAA